A single window of Vigna radiata var. radiata cultivar VC1973A chromosome 4, Vradiata_ver6, whole genome shotgun sequence DNA harbors:
- the LOC106758073 gene encoding L-type lectin-domain containing receptor kinase IV.1, protein MFFKVVTMVFVLATTVAGEDSVSFAYNGFRSSPHLYLDGGAEFTSGGMLKLTNHTRQQKGHAFFPSPIDFKNTSNGSASSFSTSFVFAISSEYPNLSGHGIVFVVSPTKGLPNSLPSQYLGLFDDINNGNTSNHVFGVELDTIQNTEFGDINDNHVGIDVNELKSVKSAPAGYYSDGEVKNLSLISGYPMQLWVEYDGLKKQIDVTLAPINIGKPERPLLSLSKDLSTILNNSMYVGFSSSTGSIQSYHYILGWSFKVNGEAQQLDISELPKLPRRGSKERSKVLIIVLPIIISLSLVIVGVTLAVVHVMKRKKFTELLEDWEQDYGPHRFKYKDLSLATKGFREKELLGSGGFGRVYKGVMPISKLEVAVKKVSHESRQGMREFVAEIVSIGRLRHRNLVPLLGYCRRKGELLLVYDYMPNGSLDKYLYNKPRVTLNWSQRFRITKGVASGLLYLHEEWEQVVVHRDIKASNVLLDAQLNGRLGDFGLSRLYEHGSDPHTTHVVGTLGYLAPEHTRTGKATTNSDVFAFGAFMLEVVCGRRPIEQVGCSGSEILVDWVYNCWKRGEILEARDPNLGTNYKTEEVELVLKLALLCSHSDPSARPSMRQVVQYLERDVPLPDLSLLSLSSTGLRFGLHEDFQDCPMSYPSSMDRPISRTSSIAESLLSGGR, encoded by the coding sequence ATGTTTTTCAAGGTTGTAACAATGGTGTTTGTGCTGGCAACAACAGTGGCTGGTGAAGATTCCGTGAGTTTCGCCTATAATGGGTTCCGGTCATCACCTCATTTGTATCTTGACGGCGGTGCTGAGTTCACCTCCGGTGGCATGCTTAAACTCACCAACCACACCAGGCAACAAAAGGGTCATGCTTTCTTCCCAAGTCCAATAGACTTCAAGAACACCTCAAATGGAAGTGCGTCTTCTTTCTCCACCTCCTTTGTGTTTGCCATAAGTTCTGAGTATCCGAATTTGAGTGGTCATGGGATTGTTTTTGTGGTCTCTCCAACAAAAGGGCTTCCAAATTCTCTGCCAAGCCAGTACCTTGGCCTGTTTGATGACATCAATAATGGCAACACCAGCAACCATGTTTTTGGAGTGGAGCTTGATACCATTCAGAACACTGAATTTGGTGATATCAATGACAACCATGTTGGAATTGATGTCAACGAATTGAAGTCCGTTAAGTCAGCCCCTGCAGGATATTACAGTGACGGGGAGGTTAAGAATTTGAGTCTCATCAGTGGCTACCCAATGCAGTTATGGGTGGAATATGATGGCTTAAAGAAGCAGATTGATGTTACTTTAGCTCCAATAAACATCGGCAAACCAGAAAGGCCTTTGTTATCTTTAAGCAAAGATCTTTCTACAATTCTTAACAATAGCATGTACGTTGGATTCTCATCCTCAACTGGGTCAATTCAAAGTTATCATTATATTTTGGGTTGGAGCTTTAAGGTGAATGGCGAGGCTCAGCAACTTGACATCTCTGAACTCCCCAAACTACCTAGACGAGGCAGTAAAGAACGGTCTAAGGTTCTTATTATTGTTTTGCCAATCATCATATCACTCAGTTTGGTGATCGTGGGGGTGACTCTTGCAGTTGTTCATGTCATGAAAAGGAAGAAGTTCACGGAGCTGCTTGAAGATTGGGAGCAAGACTATGGTCCTCATAGGTTCAAGTACAAAGATCTTAGCCTGGCAACAAAGGGGTTCAGGGAGAAGGAGCTATTGGGAAGCGGTGGATTTGGCAGAGTGTACAAAGGTGTGATGCCAATTTCAAAACTTGAGGTTGCAGTGAAAAAGGTGTCCCATGAATCAAGACAAGGGATGAGAGAATTTGTGGCAGAAATTGTTAGCATTGGGCGTCTTAGGCACAGGAATTTGGTTCCCCTTCTGGGGTACTGCAGGCGCAAAGGAGAGTTGCTATTGGTCTATGACTACATGCCAAATGGAAGCCTTGACAAGTATCTCTATAACAAACCAAGAGTGACCCTAAATTGGAGCCAAAGATTTAGAATCACCAAAGGGGTTGCTTCAGGTCTGCTTTATCTACATGAGGAATGGGAGCAAGTTGTGGTCCACAGAGACATTAAGGCTAGTAATGTGCTACTTGATGCCCAATTGAATGGTAGATTAGGGGACTTTGGTCTTTCAAGGTTGTATGAGCATGGAAGTGACCCTCACACTACTCACGTGGTTGGAACACTTGGGTACCTAGCACCAGAGCACACTAGAACAGGTAAGGCCACTACAAACTCTGATGTGTTTGCTTTTGGTGCATTTATGCTAGAGGTTGTTTGTGGAAGAAGGCCAATAGAGCAAGTGGGATGTTCTGGGAGTGAAATTCTGGTTGATTGGGTGTATAATTGTTGGAAGAGAGGTGAGATTCTTGAGGCAAGGGATCCAAATTTGGGCACAAATTATAAGACAGAGGAGGTGGAGTTGGTTCTCAAACTAGCTTTGTTGTGCTCACATTCAGATCCTTCAGCTAGACCAAGCATGCGCCAAGTTGTTCAGTACTTGGAGAGGGATGTGCCTCTGCCAGACTTGTCTTTGCTTAGCTTATCTTCCACCGGCTTAAGATTTGGTCTGCATGAAGACTTTCAGGATTGTCCAATGTCTTATCCTTCATCCATGGATAGGCCAATCTCTCGCACTTCTTCAATTGCTGAGTCACTTCTCTCTGGTGGACgttga